Proteins from one Impatiens glandulifera chromosome 2, dImpGla2.1, whole genome shotgun sequence genomic window:
- the LOC124926268 gene encoding E3 ubiquitin-protein ligase ORTHRUS 2-like — protein MAQHSNLPCNGDGVCMVCQTKPPEAEILCCNTCVSPWHATCLSIPLETLAGAVEWDCPDCSSASADHEIPLATTAESSSSNLLIASIRAIESDQSLTDQEKAKRRQNFMSGGGLGSSPLEENVSNNETTINGDDNSFVNLLDGRINCSICMQLPERPITTPCGHNFCLKCFQKWVGLGKRSCANCRSEIPPNMVTNPRINSVLAVTIRMAKVSTKAPGVGEKRLYHFVHNQNRPEKAYTTERAKKAGKANACSGKIFVTVPPDYFGPILAENDPDRNQGVLVGETWEDRMECRQWGAHLPHIAGIAGQADYGSQSVALSGGYVDDEDHGEWFLYTGSGGRDLSGNKRINKTQSSDQKFVKFNEALRISCKKGYPVRVVRSHKEKRSFYAPETGVRYDGVYRIEKCWRKIGVHGFKVCRYLFVRCDNVPAPWTSDEHGDRPRSLPAIEELKKATDVTERKESPSWDYDEEKSCWMWKKPPPESRQRVNDGGVYEKTNTKRRTQAMTVRERLLKEFNCLICKKVMSFPLTTPCAHNFCKACLEGAFTGQAFIKERTCNGRRNLRAQKTIMKCPSCSIDISDFLQNPQVNRELMGVIESLQHESKKESENNDPSEEETNDGGGAEKKLKLVSEDESSVTILAS, from the exons ATGGCGCAGCATAGCAATCTTCCCTGCAACGGCGACGGCGTCTGCATGGTTTGCCAGACCAAGCCACCCGAAGCCGAGATTTTGTGCTGCAACACCTGTGTCAGTCCCTGGCACGCCACTTGCCTATCTATTCCTCTCGAAACCCTAGCTGGCGCTGTAGAGTGGGACTGCCCTGATTGCTCCTCGGCTTCTGCCGATCATGAGATTCCCCTCGCCACTACCGCCGAATCTTCCTCTTCAAACCTCCTCATTGCTTCCATTCGAGCAATCGAGTCGGACCAGTCACTCACAGATCAAGAAAAGGCTAAGAGACGGCAAAACTTCATGAGCGGAGGAGGCCTCGGATCTTCGCCACTCGAGGAAAACGTATCCAATAACGAGACGACGATAAATGGAGATGACAACAGTTTTGTCAATCTTCTTGATGGGCGTATAAACTGCTCAATTTGCATGCAGCTTCCGGAACGGCCAATCACT ACTCCATGTGGCCATAATTTTTGCCTGAAGTGCTTCCAGAAATGGGTTGGGCTAGGAAAGCGTAGTTGTGCAAATTGTCGTAGTGAAATTCCACCAAATATGGTAACTAATCCTCGAATAAACTCAGTTCTAGCAGTAACTATTCGAATGGCTAAAGTTTCAACAAAAGCCCCTGGAGTTGGTGAAAAAAGACTATACCATTTTGTTCACAACCAAAACCGACCTGAGAAAGCGTATACCACTGAACGTGCAAAGAAGGCTGGAAAAGCCAATGCTTGTAGTGGAAAGATTTTTGTGACAGTTCCACCTGATTATTTTGGGCCAATATTAGCAGAAAATGATCCAGACAGGAATCAAGGTGTCTTGGTTGGTGAAACGTGGGAGGACCGAATGGAATGCAGACAATGGGGAGCTCACCTTCCTCATATTGCTGGAATTGCCGGGCAGGCAGATTATGGCTCTCAGTCAGTGGCACTTTCTGGAGGTTATGTAGATGACGAGGACCATGGCGAGTGGTTCCTCTACACTGGAAG TGGTGGAAGGGACCTCAGTGGCAACAAACGTATAAATAAGACTCAGTCATCTGATCAGAAATTTGTGAAATTTAATGAGGCATTACGAATTAGTTGTAAAAAAGGTTATCCCGTTCGAGTTGTGAG GTCTCACAAAGAGAAACGTTCCTTCTATGCCCCTGAAACAGGTGTAAGATATGATGGTGTTTACAGGATTGAAAAATGCTGGCGCAAAATTGGAGTCCAT GGATTCAAGGTCTGCAGATACCTTTTTGTTCGATGTGACAATGTTCCTGCCCCATGGACAAG TGATGAACATGGGGATCGCCCAAGGTCCTTGCCAGCAATTGAAGAGCTGAAGAAAGCAACTGATGTTACTGAACGAAAGGAATCACCTTCTTGGGACTATGAT GAAGAAAAAAGCTGCTGGATGTGGAAGAAGCCTCCACCAGAAAGTAGACAAAGAGTGAATGATGGAGGTGTATATGAGAAAACCAATACTAAACGTCGAACACAGGCTATGACTGTACGAGAACGTCTTCTCAAGG AGTTCAATTGCTTAATCTGCAAAAAAGTTATGAGCTTTCCTCTCACTACTCCATGTGCTCATAATTTCTGCAAGGCCTGTTTGGAGGGTGCATTTACTGGTCAGGCTTTTATAAAAGAAAGGACATGTAATGGCAGGCGTAACTTGCGAGCACAGAAGACCATAATGAAATGCCCATCTTGCTCAATTGACATTTCTGACTTTCTTCAGAATCCTCAA GTTAATAGGGAGTTGATGGGAGTGATAGAATCCCTCCAGCATGAGAGCAAAAAAGAATCAGAAAACAATGATCCAAGTGAAGAAGAAACCAATGATGGTGGTGGTGCTGAGAAGAAGTTGAAATTGGTTTCAGAAGATGAGTCTTCTGTTACAATATTGGCTTCCTAA